One genomic segment of Paenibacillus sp. FSL H8-0332 includes these proteins:
- a CDS encoding 6-phospho-beta-glucosidase produces the protein MNKNMSVNNRSFPDNFLWGGATAANQLEGGFDSGGKGLSTADVMTAGTHTVSRRITPVLEAGANYPSHEAVDFYHRYEEDIALFAEMGFKVFRMSIAWSRIFPNGDDAMPSEEGLKFYDRVFAELAKHGIEPLVTISHYEAPYHLAEAYNGWADRRMIDFYVRYCEVIFNRYKHSVKYWLTFNEINILTMPFGTFMAGAMKPEGSAELTASAQTDNEQLRYQALHHQFIASARAVKLGHEIHKDFQIGCMIAYMCSYPLTCNPEDVLLAQQKDNLSNFLCSDVQVRGAYPGFALRYFRENQIELQMEEGDERILKEGCVDFYTFSYYSSTCVSAAPDQEAIGGNMSLGLKNPYLQASAWEWQIDPQGLRWSLNNIYNRYGLPMMVVENGLGAVDTVEADGSIKDIYRIEYLREHVRAMGEALADGVDLIGYTSWGCIDLVSAGTGEMKKRYGFIYVDKDNEGKGTLDRSRKDSFFWYQRVIASNGAELE, from the coding sequence ATGAATAAGAATATGAGTGTGAACAATAGAAGCTTTCCGGACAATTTCCTGTGGGGCGGCGCAACGGCTGCGAATCAGCTCGAAGGCGGGTTCGATTCGGGCGGCAAGGGGTTAAGCACGGCGGATGTCATGACCGCCGGAACACATACGGTCTCCCGGAGAATTACTCCGGTGCTGGAAGCCGGAGCTAATTATCCGAGCCATGAAGCGGTGGATTTCTATCACCGGTACGAAGAGGATATCGCGCTGTTCGCTGAAATGGGCTTCAAGGTGTTCCGCATGTCGATCGCCTGGTCGCGGATTTTCCCGAACGGGGATGATGCCATGCCAAGCGAAGAAGGGCTTAAGTTCTATGACCGGGTGTTTGCTGAGCTGGCCAAGCACGGGATTGAACCGCTGGTGACGATCTCGCATTATGAAGCGCCTTACCATCTGGCTGAAGCCTATAACGGATGGGCGGACCGCAGAATGATTGATTTCTACGTCCGTTACTGCGAGGTGATCTTTAACCGCTACAAGCACAGCGTGAAGTATTGGCTGACTTTCAATGAGATCAACATCCTCACGATGCCGTTCGGGACATTCATGGCCGGGGCGATGAAGCCGGAGGGAAGTGCCGAGCTAACGGCATCCGCGCAAACTGACAATGAGCAACTAAGATATCAAGCGCTCCATCACCAGTTCATCGCTAGTGCCAGAGCCGTGAAGCTGGGACATGAGATTCATAAGGATTTTCAGATCGGCTGTATGATTGCCTACATGTGCTCTTACCCGCTGACCTGTAATCCCGAGGATGTGCTGCTGGCCCAGCAAAAGGATAATCTGAGTAATTTCCTCTGCTCCGATGTTCAGGTGAGAGGCGCTTATCCGGGCTTCGCGCTGCGATACTTCCGGGAGAATCAGATTGAGCTGCAGATGGAGGAGGGTGACGAGCGGATTCTTAAGGAAGGCTGTGTAGACTTCTACACCTTCAGCTACTATTCATCCACCTGCGTAAGTGCAGCCCCGGATCAGGAGGCGATTGGCGGCAATATGTCGCTGGGTCTGAAGAACCCGTATCTGCAGGCAAGCGCGTGGGAATGGCAGATTGACCCGCAAGGCCTGCGGTGGTCCCTGAATAATATCTACAACCGTTACGGACTGCCGATGATGGTGGTGGAGAACGGCCTTGGCGCAGTAGATACTGTAGAAGCAGACGGTTCTATCAAGGACATTTACCGGATCGAATATTTGCGGGAACATGTCCGGGCGATGGGGGAAGCGCTGGCTGACGGCGTGGACTTGATCGGATACACCTCTTGGGGCTGTATCGATCTGGTCAGTGCAGGCACCGGAGAGATGAAGAAGCGCTACGGCTTCATCTATGTGGATAAGGATAACGAAGGCAAGGGGACGCTGGACCGGTCCCGCAAAGACAGCTTTTTCTGGTATCAAAGGGTAATCGCCAGTAACGGAGCTGAGCTGGAGTAA
- a CDS encoding heme biosynthesis protein HemY, protein MKVKINRNAAKVLKDMLNSPEAEGKKIRVVITQNHGDHGHYDVALDTPTEHDEVVATDKDIEILLDTREPLLDGVWIQYFYVPQEGFFITNPSTGFLEK, encoded by the coding sequence ATGAAAGTAAAAATTAACCGCAATGCAGCTAAAGTTCTAAAAGATATGCTGAACAGCCCGGAAGCGGAAGGCAAGAAAATCCGCGTAGTCATCACCCAGAATCACGGAGATCACGGACACTATGATGTGGCGCTGGATACACCTACTGAGCACGATGAAGTGGTTGCTACAGATAAGGATATCGAGATTCTGCTGGATACCCGCGAACCGCTGCTCGACGGCGTCTGGATTCAGTATTTCTATGTGCCGCAGGAAGGCTTCTTCATCACCAATCCGTCTACCGGATTCCTGGAGAAATAA
- a CDS encoding ABC transporter substrate-binding protein — MNKKKAMTLMSSILMISLLSACGGGNGNAGGNAAEPKASAAATEAAGTNAQPAKDAGAVDTSQPVTLKMIFVGPKPVDYDQVFGEINKKLKEKINATLEAEFLDWSDWAQKYPLKLAANEDFDLIYAANWAGYNDQSLKGGFLELTNEMLEKYAPMTWKAMPEVAWGQAKVNGKLYMVPQNRGETVEKLILYREDLRKKYNLPEINSPEAYANYLKTISGKEKGVTPFVPETGDWKLHNLDRILLKQQNEWNLFDLDLPMGFKLDDPAGKVFNLYETPEFKELVYYYKDLAENNAWSKSALNSKLDHQQEFKAGKAASITHNLGTLGALMTDMREKNSPYELALADINPDKKKSVAVSTQNGVAIHSTSKQPERALMMIDLLQNDKELHDLMMNGITAVHYNPVGEDKFTNAEKNANYTGFSNWGFNSPLNRDNASFPDEANALTDKWEKEVYHYPLETFVFDNSKVKTEVANVGNVMLQYGIPLEYGTVKDVDAGLAKLQQQVKAAGIDTIIAEVQRQIDEFLANSGQ; from the coding sequence GTGAATAAGAAAAAAGCAATGACACTGATGTCCAGTATTCTGATGATCTCTCTGCTCAGCGCGTGCGGAGGCGGTAACGGGAATGCCGGTGGAAACGCGGCGGAGCCGAAGGCCTCGGCCGCAGCAACGGAAGCTGCAGGAACGAATGCCCAACCAGCCAAGGATGCCGGTGCAGTGGATACATCCCAGCCTGTTACCCTGAAGATGATTTTCGTAGGTCCGAAGCCGGTTGATTATGATCAGGTATTCGGAGAGATCAATAAGAAGCTCAAGGAGAAAATCAACGCTACACTGGAAGCCGAGTTCCTGGACTGGTCCGACTGGGCGCAGAAATATCCGCTTAAGCTGGCGGCTAACGAGGACTTCGATCTGATCTATGCAGCCAATTGGGCAGGCTATAACGACCAGTCACTCAAAGGCGGGTTCCTGGAGCTGACGAACGAAATGCTGGAGAAATATGCACCTATGACCTGGAAGGCGATGCCTGAGGTGGCCTGGGGTCAGGCGAAGGTGAACGGCAAGCTGTATATGGTGCCTCAGAACCGCGGCGAAACCGTGGAGAAGCTGATTCTGTACCGCGAAGACCTGCGCAAAAAATATAACCTGCCGGAGATCAACAGTCCGGAGGCATACGCCAACTATCTCAAGACTATATCCGGTAAAGAGAAGGGGGTTACCCCATTCGTACCGGAGACCGGAGACTGGAAGCTGCATAATCTGGACCGCATCCTGCTCAAGCAGCAGAACGAATGGAATCTGTTCGACCTCGATCTGCCGATGGGCTTCAAGCTGGATGATCCGGCCGGCAAAGTATTTAACTTATATGAGACTCCTGAATTCAAGGAGCTTGTCTACTATTATAAAGATCTGGCTGAGAATAACGCCTGGTCGAAGAGCGCACTGAACAGCAAGCTGGATCATCAGCAGGAATTCAAGGCAGGCAAGGCAGCCTCCATCACCCACAATCTGGGTACGCTTGGCGCCTTGATGACCGATATGCGGGAGAAGAACTCCCCGTATGAGCTGGCTCTGGCCGATATTAACCCGGATAAGAAAAAATCCGTTGCCGTCTCTACGCAGAACGGCGTAGCGATTCACTCCACCTCCAAGCAGCCGGAACGTGCACTGATGATGATCGATCTGCTCCAGAACGACAAGGAGCTGCATGATCTGATGATGAACGGCATCACGGCGGTGCATTATAATCCGGTCGGCGAAGATAAATTCACGAACGCCGAGAAGAATGCGAACTATACCGGCTTCTCGAACTGGGGCTTCAACTCGCCGCTGAACCGGGATAACGCCTCCTTCCCGGATGAAGCGAACGCCCTGACTGACAAATGGGAGAAGGAGGTCTATCACTATCCGCTGGAGACCTTCGTCTTCGATAACAGCAAGGTGAAGACCGAAGTGGCCAATGTCGGCAATGTGATGCTGCAATACGGCATTCCGCTGGAATACGGCACTGTGAAGGACGTAGATGCGGGTCTGGCCAAGCTCCAGCAGCAGGTTAAGGCAGCCGGTATCGACACCATCATCGCAGAGGTGCAGCGTCAGATTGATGAATTCCTGGCGAATTCAGGCCAATAA
- a CDS encoding FAD-binding oxidoreductase — MNSRTKLTGRVIFKGDPGYEAARKNWDPHTDRFPKVFVFAQKTQDVSNAIKWANEHRIPIRPRGGRHALEVNLSQVNGGIVIDVSEMNSIKLSRKTGTAVVGAGNTVGRIAHTLARKGYMAPFGDSPTVGIGGITLGGGIGPLQRTLGLVSDNLVELEMVDAKGRIIIANKKSNADLLWASRGGGGGNFGVCTRYKFKVRPAPATATVFRITWPWGQFEKVLKTWQRWAPSVNTRLGSELSIGPKKGGNVSMLGLFLGSKAEAVRLLKPITSVGTPTIQTIRSLPYPQVVSFLLAPDPVQTQRFSNQFSSAFGRKPFPDQAFKPMREFLEKVEGKDAGFFFLNWGGAVSRKSPKSTAFYWRKAKFYVEWNSSWVKKSEAAKNIFYVRNTRRKLQPFIVGSYINVPDQGIKPSGPVYYGTNYARLRRVKAKYDPGNVFNNPQSIPPARTTS; from the coding sequence GTGAATTCAAGAACAAAGCTTACCGGACGGGTAATCTTTAAAGGTGACCCGGGTTATGAGGCAGCACGCAAAAATTGGGACCCGCATACCGACAGATTCCCCAAAGTATTCGTGTTCGCCCAGAAGACGCAAGATGTGTCGAACGCCATTAAATGGGCCAACGAGCACCGGATTCCCATCCGGCCCAGAGGCGGCAGACATGCACTGGAGGTCAATCTGTCCCAGGTGAACGGCGGCATCGTCATTGATGTCAGTGAGATGAACAGCATTAAGCTAAGCCGCAAAACCGGTACAGCCGTCGTCGGAGCCGGAAATACAGTCGGGAGAATCGCCCATACGCTTGCCCGGAAGGGGTATATGGCGCCTTTCGGGGACAGTCCTACCGTTGGAATCGGCGGCATTACACTGGGCGGCGGCATCGGCCCGCTTCAGCGTACCTTGGGACTGGTCAGCGATAATCTCGTGGAGCTCGAAATGGTTGATGCCAAGGGCAGAATTATTATTGCGAATAAGAAAAGTAATGCCGATCTGCTCTGGGCTTCCCGCGGGGGCGGCGGAGGGAACTTCGGAGTATGCACCCGTTACAAATTCAAAGTACGCCCGGCTCCTGCCACAGCAACGGTATTCCGCATCACCTGGCCCTGGGGCCAGTTCGAGAAGGTCCTTAAGACCTGGCAGCGCTGGGCTCCCTCCGTGAATACCAGACTGGGCAGCGAATTATCCATCGGTCCCAAAAAGGGTGGAAATGTCAGCATGCTGGGACTGTTCCTCGGATCTAAGGCTGAGGCTGTCCGCCTCTTGAAGCCCATTACAAGTGTAGGAACGCCTACGATCCAAACGATCCGTTCCCTGCCTTATCCGCAAGTGGTCAGCTTCTTGTTAGCTCCCGATCCGGTACAGACTCAGCGCTTCAGCAACCAGTTCTCCAGTGCCTTCGGCAGGAAACCGTTCCCGGATCAGGCATTTAAGCCGATGCGTGAGTTCCTGGAGAAGGTGGAGGGGAAGGACGCCGGGTTCTTTTTCCTCAATTGGGGTGGGGCGGTAAGCCGTAAATCTCCTAAATCTACAGCCTTCTACTGGCGTAAAGCCAAATTCTACGTGGAGTGGAACAGCTCCTGGGTCAAGAAATCAGAGGCCGCCAAAAATATATTCTACGTCCGCAACACCCGCCGCAAGCTGCAGCCGTTCATCGTAGGAAGCTACATCAACGTGCCTGACCAGGGTATCAAGCCTTCCGGGCCGGTCTATTATGGAACGAACTATGCCAGATTACGCAGAGTCAAGGCAAAATATGATCCCGGGAATGTGTTCAACAATCCGCAGAGTATCCCGCCAGCCCGTACTACAAGCTGA
- a CDS encoding diaminopimelate dehydrogenase, with protein MTSTIRVGIVGYGNLGKGVQQAIAQNSDMELVAIFTRRDPQQLADITGTLTEHISAAEQYIGKIDVMILCGGSATDLPEQTPQLARLFNTVDSFDTHAKIPDFFAAVDKSAREGGSVSVISTGWDPGMFSMNRLLMQSILPVGEDYTFWGTGVSQGHSDAIRRVPGVKAGVQYTVPVQEVIDSIRGGETPELSTREKHRRECYVVAEAGADRDAITRTIVEMPNYFADYDTTVQFITDEELAAEHSGMPHGGFVIRSGVTGGGSKQIAEFGLKLDSNPEFTASVLAAYARAAVRLKQEGQTGAKTVFDIPLGHLSPRSAEELRRELL; from the coding sequence ATGACTTCAACTATTAGAGTAGGGATCGTCGGATACGGAAATTTGGGCAAAGGGGTACAACAGGCCATTGCGCAGAACTCCGATATGGAGCTGGTAGCCATATTTACCCGCAGAGATCCGCAGCAGCTGGCAGACATCACAGGAACGCTTACCGAACACATATCAGCCGCCGAGCAGTACATAGGCAAGATTGATGTAATGATTCTGTGCGGCGGTTCCGCGACAGATCTGCCGGAGCAGACTCCGCAGCTGGCCCGGTTGTTCAATACGGTGGACAGCTTTGACACTCATGCCAAAATCCCCGATTTCTTCGCAGCGGTGGACAAGTCCGCCCGCGAAGGCGGCAGCGTAAGTGTGATTTCCACCGGCTGGGACCCGGGCATGTTCTCCATGAACCGGCTGCTGATGCAGTCGATCCTGCCGGTAGGCGAGGATTATACATTCTGGGGTACGGGAGTCAGCCAAGGGCATTCGGATGCGATCCGCCGGGTTCCCGGCGTCAAGGCAGGCGTACAATATACCGTGCCGGTCCAGGAGGTCATTGACAGCATTCGCGGAGGCGAGACCCCGGAGCTGTCCACCCGTGAGAAGCACCGCCGGGAATGTTACGTAGTGGCTGAAGCAGGAGCTGACCGCGATGCCATTACCCGGACGATTGTGGAGATGCCGAACTATTTTGCCGATTATGATACAACGGTGCAATTCATCACGGACGAGGAGCTTGCCGCTGAGCATTCAGGGATGCCGCACGGCGGCTTCGTCATCCGCAGCGGAGTGACTGGAGGCGGAAGCAAGCAGATTGCCGAATTCGGGCTGAAGCTGGACAGCAACCCGGAATTCACCGCCAGCGTCCTGGCCGCCTATGCCCGCGCTGCTGTGCGCCTGAAGCAGGAGGGCCAGACAGGAGCCAAGACGGTATTCGACATTCCGCTCGGCCACCTGTCCCCAAGATCTGCTGAGGAGCTGCGGCGCGAGTTGCTGTAG
- the gdhA gene encoding NADP-specific glutamate dehydrogenase: MVPTLSSEVSNEAVQYVQRIYAEVQKRDPHEPEFHQAVQEFLESITPVLTHHPQYMKHGILERLVEPERSISFRVPWVDDAGNTQVNRGFRIQFNSAIGPYKGGLRFHPSVYLGIIKFLGFEQIFKNSLTGLPMGGGKGGSDFDPKDKSDQEVMRFTQSFMTELYRHIGQDTDVPAGDIGVGAREIGYMFGQYKRIHGGHAAGVLTGKGLLYGGSLARKEATGYGCVYFVQEMLSARGASFKDRKVVISGSGNVSIYAIEKAQQLGAHVIACSDSNGYIHDPQGINLATVKRLKETERLRISEYVKEHPHAEYVEGCSGIWSLPCDIALPCATQNELDLESARTLILNGVQAIGEGANMPTTLQAVELFLENQVLFAPAKAANAGGVAVSGLEMSQNSMRLSWTFEEVDEKLQGIMKNIYSRTVQAAEDYGVAGNLVAGANIAGFLKVADTMLAQGIV; the protein is encoded by the coding sequence ATCGTTCCTACACTATCGTCAGAAGTATCAAATGAGGCTGTGCAGTACGTGCAGCGGATCTATGCAGAGGTCCAGAAGCGCGACCCGCATGAGCCAGAATTTCACCAGGCTGTCCAGGAATTCCTGGAGAGCATCACCCCCGTTCTGACCCACCACCCGCAGTATATGAAGCACGGGATTCTCGAGCGGCTGGTTGAACCTGAGCGCAGCATCTCCTTCCGTGTTCCTTGGGTGGACGATGCCGGTAATACCCAGGTGAACCGCGGTTTCCGCATTCAATTCAACAGTGCCATCGGTCCCTACAAAGGCGGCCTGCGCTTCCATCCTTCCGTCTACCTCGGGATTATCAAGTTCCTGGGCTTCGAGCAGATTTTCAAAAACTCGCTGACTGGCCTGCCCATGGGCGGCGGCAAGGGCGGCAGCGACTTCGATCCCAAGGATAAATCGGATCAAGAAGTTATGCGCTTCACCCAGAGCTTCATGACGGAATTGTACCGCCACATTGGGCAGGATACAGATGTTCCCGCAGGAGATATCGGTGTAGGCGCGCGCGAGATCGGCTATATGTTCGGCCAGTACAAACGGATTCACGGAGGGCATGCTGCCGGAGTTCTAACCGGAAAAGGGCTGCTCTACGGCGGCAGTCTGGCGCGCAAGGAAGCTACCGGCTATGGCTGTGTATACTTCGTGCAAGAGATGCTGTCAGCACGCGGAGCAAGCTTCAAGGACCGCAAGGTGGTCATCTCCGGTTCCGGGAATGTCTCCATCTATGCTATCGAGAAGGCTCAGCAGCTTGGGGCCCACGTGATTGCCTGCAGTGATTCGAACGGTTACATCCATGATCCTCAGGGCATCAATCTGGCTACCGTCAAAAGATTGAAGGAAACCGAACGCCTGCGTATCAGCGAATATGTGAAGGAGCACCCGCATGCCGAGTATGTTGAGGGTTGTAGCGGAATCTGGTCTCTGCCTTGCGATATCGCCCTGCCGTGTGCCACACAGAACGAGCTGGATTTGGAATCCGCCCGCACGCTGATTCTGAACGGAGTTCAGGCCATTGGCGAAGGTGCCAATATGCCGACCACCCTCCAAGCGGTGGAGCTGTTCCTGGAGAACCAGGTGCTGTTTGCTCCAGCCAAAGCTGCCAATGCCGGCGGCGTAGCGGTCTCCGGCCTTGAGATGAGCCAGAATAGCATGCGTCTGTCCTGGACCTTCGAAGAGGTGGACGAGAAGCTGCAAGGCATTATGAAAAATATCTACAGCAGAACCGTTCAGGCAGCTGAAGATTACGGCGTCGCCGGTAACCTGGTTGCCGGCGCCAACATCGCCGGGTTCCTGAAAGTCGCCGATACCATGCTGGCGCAGGGTATCGTGTAA
- a CDS encoding DUF2625 family protein, whose translation MHLLSVAELVDVENHAWEEIRELLSQGSRTYRLEAAEPEAAAQTLVRLQVSTKSYLGAIAYETGGIVFEHGWITLLGAGAEGIFGSLASWNGLSTADDISPMPGMLIVAYDAAGGFFGLDTGRFGQTGHIYYYAPDVLQWETTELTYSGFIGWLAEGDLDLFYETFRWEGWEEAVQQLEPGQVMGYYPPLWTKEGSGPLSRKAPASILEAWRSARSEGAINEVE comes from the coding sequence ATGCATTTATTATCTGTAGCAGAATTGGTAGATGTGGAGAACCACGCCTGGGAAGAGATCAGGGAGCTGCTGAGTCAGGGATCACGCACCTACCGGCTGGAGGCGGCAGAGCCGGAGGCAGCAGCGCAGACACTGGTCCGGCTGCAGGTCAGCACGAAATCCTATCTGGGAGCGATAGCCTATGAGACAGGAGGAATTGTGTTCGAGCATGGCTGGATTACGCTGCTTGGTGCGGGAGCCGAAGGGATCTTCGGAAGCCTGGCCTCTTGGAATGGCCTGTCTACAGCGGATGATATTTCTCCCATGCCGGGGATGTTGATCGTGGCCTATGATGCGGCAGGCGGATTCTTCGGCCTGGATACGGGGCGGTTCGGGCAGACCGGTCATATCTATTATTATGCCCCGGATGTGCTGCAATGGGAGACCACCGAACTGACCTATTCGGGCTTCATCGGCTGGCTGGCGGAGGGGGACCTGGATCTGTTCTATGAAACGTTCCGCTGGGAGGGCTGGGAAGAGGCTGTCCAGCAGCTTGAGCCGGGCCAGGTCATGGGCTATTACCCGCCGCTGTGGACGAAGGAAGGCAGCGGCCCGCTTAGCCGCAAAGCACCAGCTTCTATTCTGGAGGCCTGGCGTTCAGCGAGAAGTGAGGGCGCTATAAATGAAGTAGAGTAA
- a CDS encoding universal stress protein gives MVCVHYGPHGERLIRRGVELSEMLGAPLYVLNVDSSDSDEYNHSKEMYMAVWKRLAEEAGAEFLVRKRRGRKTTDVIVEAAEEKEVTQIIIGQSAQTLWQELTKRNFVNELISKMKMMDLHVVAVQRMRAGLEETHEEGVISYLVKNEGVYQLSDEPEGNDYIKGKFFHELHTEFENGLFRIEQDGKARYLHICEGTLTEPL, from the coding sequence TTGGTATGTGTTCATTATGGGCCGCATGGGGAGCGTCTAATCCGGCGTGGTGTCGAGCTGTCTGAGATGCTTGGGGCACCGCTCTATGTGCTTAATGTGGATAGTTCAGACAGCGATGAATATAATCATAGCAAAGAAATGTATATGGCTGTCTGGAAGCGTCTGGCGGAGGAAGCCGGAGCGGAATTTCTGGTCCGCAAACGCCGGGGCCGCAAGACAACGGATGTGATCGTTGAAGCAGCAGAAGAGAAAGAGGTCACTCAGATCATTATTGGCCAATCCGCCCAGACCTTGTGGCAGGAGCTGACCAAACGCAACTTCGTCAATGAGCTGATCAGCAAGATGAAGATGATGGATCTGCATGTCGTTGCAGTTCAGCGTATGCGCGCCGGCCTCGAAGAGACCCATGAAGAAGGGGTAATCTCTTATCTGGTGAAGAATGAGGGCGTATACCAGCTCAGCGATGAGCCGGAAGGCAACGATTACATCAAAGGCAAATTTTTTCATGAATTGCACACAGAATTTGAGAATGGCTTGTTCAGAATTGAGCAAGATGGTAAAGCAAGATATTTGCATATCTGTGAAGGGACGTTGACCGAGCCATTATAA